One genomic window of Gimesia chilikensis includes the following:
- a CDS encoding TolC family protein produces MKEHPSGRARGLGLALSAALITGCASQSTNVQTASTTASVDLKPTPVAEATVVEEPVTEAEILQTGGVKSAPEELTDGTHSDVVVNHPAISQPLSELEMLAVEQNPKLIKLYQEYNAASSRSRYVNKLPDPKLGANVFGAPLQTASGSQRAVMSMSQAIPWLGKLNAMEQQACFEAFAVRADYLSERLRVIAAVRTGWYRLYVIDQQIETAEANQQLLQSLIDVANAQISTGSATQGDVLLGTLELSKLEERLLTYRKLRVAIQAEVNRLIARDADTSILTPQELKIDLPTLSSQQIFQQARDSQPEIQAAQLRTQATRWGIEVAHLSRRPELTLSANYFFTDNNRPPSNLYKVGQDPWSLGAQVSIPLWKEKYDALEDEATWKHLASTYSESDLLDRYDALITELLAEARRAEETAQLYRDTILPQAQQTLRADQESYSRGAVEFDRVIRDYRNLLTLELGYHQAIGELAIALTQLSRVSGQDVPLHAPAPPALPELE; encoded by the coding sequence ATGAAGGAACATCCCTCTGGCAGAGCGCGCGGACTGGGGCTGGCACTCTCAGCTGCACTCATCACTGGCTGTGCCTCGCAGTCAACCAACGTGCAGACCGCTTCGACCACAGCTTCTGTGGATTTAAAGCCAACTCCCGTTGCCGAGGCAACTGTCGTTGAAGAACCGGTGACGGAAGCGGAGATTCTCCAGACCGGGGGTGTTAAATCTGCCCCGGAGGAATTGACCGACGGTACTCATTCTGACGTGGTTGTAAATCACCCGGCGATCTCCCAGCCTCTGAGTGAACTGGAGATGCTGGCGGTGGAACAGAATCCCAAACTGATCAAGCTCTACCAGGAGTACAACGCCGCATCGTCCCGTTCCCGTTACGTCAATAAGTTACCCGACCCGAAACTGGGAGCGAATGTCTTCGGGGCTCCGCTGCAGACGGCTTCCGGTTCTCAGCGGGCGGTGATGAGCATGAGCCAGGCGATTCCCTGGCTGGGTAAACTGAATGCGATGGAGCAGCAGGCCTGCTTTGAAGCGTTTGCGGTCCGGGCTGACTATCTCTCGGAGCGACTGCGGGTCATCGCTGCAGTGCGGACGGGCTGGTATCGGCTGTATGTCATCGACCAGCAGATTGAAACTGCAGAAGCCAACCAGCAACTGCTGCAGTCACTGATCGATGTGGCGAATGCCCAGATTTCGACCGGAAGTGCCACCCAGGGGGACGTTCTGCTGGGAACGCTGGAACTCAGCAAGTTGGAAGAACGACTGCTGACCTATCGAAAGTTGCGGGTTGCGATTCAGGCAGAAGTCAATCGGCTCATCGCTCGCGATGCGGATACGTCGATTTTGACACCCCAGGAATTGAAGATCGATCTTCCGACTCTGTCTTCACAGCAGATCTTTCAGCAGGCCCGGGATTCTCAACCGGAGATCCAGGCGGCTCAACTCCGGACGCAGGCCACTCGTTGGGGAATCGAAGTCGCTCATTTGAGTCGTCGTCCGGAACTGACACTGTCGGCGAACTATTTCTTCACGGACAACAACCGGCCCCCTTCGAATCTGTATAAGGTAGGACAGGATCCCTGGTCGCTGGGAGCTCAAGTCAGTATTCCGCTCTGGAAAGAGAAATACGACGCGCTGGAAGATGAAGCAACCTGGAAGCATCTGGCATCCACGTATTCCGAAAGTGACCTGCTGGACCGCTACGATGCGCTGATTACTGAACTGCTGGCCGAAGCCCGTCGGGCGGAAGAGACGGCACAACTCTATAGAGATACGATTCTGCCCCAGGCACAGCAGACCCTGCGGGCCGACCAGGAGTCCTATTCCCGTGGGGCTGTCGAGTTTGACCGCGTGATTCGCGATTATCGCAATCTGCTGACGCTTGAGCTGGGCTACCACCAGGCCATCGGCGAACTGGCGATCGCCCTGACACAACTCAGTCGTGTTTCAGGACAGGATGTGCCACTGCATGCTCCGGCACCGCCAGCGCTACCGGAACTAGAGTAA